The following proteins come from a genomic window of Pleuronectes platessa chromosome 2, fPlePla1.1, whole genome shotgun sequence:
- the LOC128462296 gene encoding uncharacterized protein LOC128462296 → MSAKLRVILREQIRKLPLPSGIPETVEDLKNIVQETFAIEEDFSLQFQDQEFDGQFFTLLKTCDIKDKDTIKVVLAEPVILESFDSSGADLSEDVGSTASSDTIILSSPRSTSSLRSVSWPAQFEVPTFAFDTELVLQAANEVYQKDGTLLNNPSVKSNILEKLAESIFFYTAYPSQAQREQVAVALIMKHPCLKDPVSFNGLYGWHNSLKYKMGNYRAKVKHLGLPELQVNTLKRKSAADSTPAKNVKKAKKSEVNYLPPPPQGESLESLEQVRVELLYEFKKRDNDSVINDKMATTFSLRRSDVILNKPPVIDFRARWPALFALFQVEEEFRRITLKPLQSTFLGKLDQYTPQLLSLFRRKGGAVGRKLDETLDMLNKDNSIESRREAVVRGLILYLGEKPEGFIKVYQIFDNDDAAALQEAISTMVLNIFMVSKAKDEGLDNQIGIAIEGEEVLFGISDVAHACAFLIGLTYALELSYPKKLKYTFEVFQKIFLELEDVNLKMSSKVHDLKVMLHA, encoded by the exons ATGTCTGCCAAACTCCGAGTCATACTCCGAGAACAAATAAGGAAGCTTCCTTTGCCCTCAGGAATCCCAGAGACTGTGGAGGATTTGAAGAATATCGTTCAAGAGACATTTGCAATCGAGGAAGATTTTAGTTTGCAATTCCAGGACCAGGAATTTGATGGTCAGTTTTTTACTCTCCTTAAAACATGCGACATAAAGGACAAAGACACCATCAAGGTGGTTCTTGCTGAGCCAGTGATCCTGGAGAGCTTTGATAGCAGTGGTGCAGACTtatcagaagatgttggttccACTGCATCTAGTGATACCATCATTCTCTCTTCTCCAAGGAGCACCTCCTCCCTTCGTTCTGTGTCATGGCCAgctcaatttgaggtacctacCTTCGCCTTTGACACCGAGCTTGTTTTACAAGCTGCAAATGAAGTTTACCAAAAGGACGGAACCCTACTTAATAATCCTTCAGTAAAATCAAACATTCTGGAGAAATTAGCAGAGAGTATTTTTTTCTACACTGCATATCCTTCACAGGCACAAAGAGAGCAGGTAGCAGTGGCCCTAATTATGAAGCACCCTTGTTTGAAGGACCCAGTTTCATTTAATGGTTTGTACGGCTGGCACAACAGCCTTAAGTACAAGATGGGGAATTACAGAGCGAAGGTCAAACACCTTGGACTACCAGAGTTACAGGTTAATACTCTGAAGAGAAAATCGGCTGCAGATAGCACTCCAgcaaaaaatgtgaaaaaggcaaagaaatcGGAGGTGAAttacctcccacctcctcctcaaggCGAAAGTTTGGAAAGCCTTGAACAGGTGCGAGTGGAGCTTCTTTACGAGTTCAAGAAGAGGGACAACGACAGCGTGATCAATGATAAGATGGCAACAACCTTTTCACTGCGTCGAAGTGATGTAATTCTCAATAAACCACCGGTGATTGACTTCAGGGCTCGATGGCCTGCCCTGTTTGCGCTTTTCCAG GTCGAGGAGGAATTCCGGAGGATCACTTTGAAGCCACTCCAGTCCACATTCCTAGGGAAGTTGGATCAATATACACCCCAGCTGTTGAGCTTGTtcaggaggaagggaggagctGTCGGGAGGAAACTGGATGAGACCCTTGACATGTTAAATAAG GACAACAGCATTGAATCTAGGAGAGAAGCGGTGGTCAGAGGCCTCATTCTCTACCTTGGAGAGAAGCCGGAGGGATTTATCAAAGTCTACCAG atttttgaCAATGACGATGCTGCAGCTCTCCAAGAGGCCATCAGTACAATGGTACTGAACATCTTTATGGTCAGCAAAGCCAAGGATGAAGGTCTCGACAACCAGATAGGAATAGCCATCGAGGGAGAAGAGGTGCTTTTCGGTATTTCTGATGTTGCACATGCTTGTGCCTTCCTGATCGGACTTACGTATGCCTTGGAACTAAGCTATCCTAAGAAACTGAAATATACCTTTGAGGTTTTTCAGAAGATCTTTCTAGAGCTGGAGGATGTAAAcctcaaaatgtcctcaaaggTTCATGATCTCAAGGTCATGTTGCATGCCTAA